Within the Streptomyces sp. NBC_00353 genome, the region GTTGCCGATCGCCGAGAAGGCGGCCGGCGTCAGGTCGAGGACGCGGTTGGTGCGACAGGTGCCGTTGCAGCAAGTCGCCTCTCCGCACCAGTCCTTGGTGCGCGGGCCGCAGTCGGTGATCGTGATGCACACCGTCGCACCCGAGCACTGGTGCTTGACGTTCATCACCGCACCACAGCCGCGTCTGGGGATGTTCTCGCCGCAGAGGTCGGGCCGGGTGATGTTCCAGCACGCCTGTGAGGCGTTGGGCCACGCGCCGTGGTGCGCGCTGGACTGGCAGTTGCCGCAGGCGCCGCCGCCGGCACTGGAGCATGGCCCCCAGGCGTTGCCGCAGCAGAACCAGCTGG harbors:
- a CDS encoding RlpA-like double-psi beta-barrel domain-containing protein; translation: MACGSTSLWAGETSWFCCGNAWGPCSSAGGGACGNCQSSAHHGAWPNASQACWNITRPDLCGENIPRRGCGAVMNVKHQCSGATVCITITDCGPRTKDWCGEATCCNGTCRTNRVLDLTPAAFSAIGNLSSGKLPVYIYE